One genomic region from Parerythrobacter aestuarii encodes:
- a CDS encoding MFS transporter, whose translation MATAIAKPHQSFWGLWNISFGFFGIQIGFALQNSNMSRVFQTLGASMDDLPALWVAAPLTGLVVQPIIGHLSDKTWNRLGRRRPYFLTGAIFAAISLILMPLAPAIAAPLVFAAAMLWVLDASLNFSMEPFRAFVGDMLGTDQHSAGYAVQTAFIGAGAVVGSIFPYFLEHVGVSNVAPGGGLPDTVKWSFWAGGIALFAAVMWTILTTREYSPEEMAAFGGEEALDDDTTLRALAAKSYGSAGACMAAGVLVVLAVLMLRLEKEVYLLGGLLATYGVLSAIAISMAKQGKAANMLSSIVGDFSGMPDVMKRLALVQFFSWSALFIMWINTTPVVTQYVFGSSDTASAAYNEGANWVNVLFTVYNGVAAVAALALLPWLSRTFGQVKTHSICLTLGAIGFLMFFFVRDAQALLLAEVGIGIAWASILAMPYAILASNLPQAKLGIYMGLFNIFIVVPQLLVATVMGSIMLWLFPGEPIWTMLFAAASWLVAAAAMLRVQAAS comes from the coding sequence ATGGCAACCGCAATCGCCAAACCGCACCAGAGCTTCTGGGGCCTGTGGAACATCAGCTTCGGCTTCTTCGGGATCCAGATCGGCTTTGCGCTGCAGAATTCGAACATGAGCCGGGTGTTCCAGACACTCGGTGCGAGCATGGACGATTTGCCTGCTCTATGGGTCGCCGCACCGCTGACCGGGCTGGTCGTGCAGCCGATCATCGGCCACCTGTCAGACAAGACCTGGAACCGGCTCGGACGAAGGCGGCCATACTTCCTGACAGGGGCAATCTTCGCCGCCATCTCGCTGATCCTGATGCCTCTCGCGCCGGCCATTGCCGCCCCGCTGGTGTTCGCCGCGGCGATGCTGTGGGTGCTCGACGCCTCGCTCAATTTCTCGATGGAGCCGTTCCGCGCCTTCGTCGGTGACATGCTGGGCACCGACCAACACAGCGCGGGCTATGCTGTCCAGACCGCATTTATCGGCGCGGGCGCGGTGGTCGGCTCGATCTTCCCTTACTTCCTCGAACATGTCGGGGTGAGCAATGTCGCGCCGGGTGGAGGCCTGCCCGACACGGTAAAGTGGAGCTTCTGGGCCGGCGGTATCGCGCTGTTCGCGGCAGTTATGTGGACTATCCTGACCACGCGCGAATATTCGCCGGAGGAAATGGCGGCTTTCGGCGGCGAAGAAGCGCTGGACGACGACACCACCCTGCGCGCGCTGGCGGCCAAGAGCTATGGGTCGGCAGGCGCATGTATGGCGGCGGGCGTGCTGGTCGTGCTCGCTGTGCTGATGCTGCGGCTGGAGAAAGAGGTCTACCTGCTGGGCGGCCTACTGGCGACCTATGGTGTACTCAGCGCGATCGCCATTTCCATGGCCAAGCAAGGCAAGGCCGCCAACATGCTCTCCAGTATCGTCGGCGATTTTTCCGGCATGCCCGATGTCATGAAGCGGCTGGCGCTGGTGCAGTTCTTCAGCTGGTCGGCGCTCTTCATCATGTGGATCAACACCACTCCGGTGGTGACGCAATATGTCTTCGGATCGAGCGACACCGCCAGCGCCGCCTACAATGAAGGCGCGAACTGGGTGAACGTGCTCTTCACGGTCTACAACGGCGTCGCGGCGGTGGCCGCGCTGGCGCTGCTGCCGTGGCTCAGCCGCACCTTTGGGCAGGTCAAGACGCATTCGATCTGCCTGACACTGGGTGCGATCGGCTTCCTGATGTTCTTCTTCGTGCGCGATGCGCAGGCACTGCTGCTGGCCGAGGTCGGCATCGGCATCGCCTGGGCCAGCATCCTTGCCATGCCCTATGCGATCCTCGCGTCGAACCTGCCGCAGGCCAAGCTCGGCATCTACATGGGGCTGTTCAACATCTTCATCGTTGTTCCCCAGCTGCTGGTAGCGACAGTGATGGGCAGCATCATGCTGTGGCTGTTCCCGGGCGAGCCGATCTGGACCATGCTGTTCGCCGCGGCAAGCTGGCTGGTGGCAGCCGCTGCCATGCTCCGGGTGCAGGCTGCGAGCTAG
- a CDS encoding LacI family DNA-binding transcriptional regulator: MGRAPTGKPTSFDIAYLAGVSQPTVSRALRGDKSVSQATREKIEKIARELNYTVDKNASSLRTQRSNTIALLFFEDPTSDESMINPFFLAMLGSITRAAGRRGLDLLISFQQMEDDWHTQYQDSHRADGLILLGYGDYTLYEERLQQLARQGTHFVRWGSVRDDNIGATIGSDNFGAGRMAGEHLLERGRKRIAFLGQADEHYPEFAGRYAGLCAALGSAGIEPDPALQANALTGEEEGHTAMRALIDAGARFDAVFAASDLIAMGAMRALAESGRIVPDEVAVVGFDNIPAAALTTPPLTTVMQDTRGAGDALLEALVEQIDGKDAASRTLPAKLVTRASTGN; encoded by the coding sequence TTGGGGCGCGCGCCAACCGGGAAGCCGACGAGCTTCGACATTGCCTATCTGGCCGGGGTGTCACAGCCGACCGTCAGCCGTGCCTTGCGCGGCGATAAATCCGTCAGCCAGGCAACTCGCGAGAAGATCGAGAAGATCGCCCGCGAGCTCAACTACACCGTCGACAAGAACGCGTCTTCGCTGCGCACCCAGCGGTCGAACACCATCGCCCTGCTGTTTTTCGAGGATCCCACCTCGGATGAGAGCATGATCAATCCGTTCTTCCTCGCCATGCTGGGATCGATTACCCGCGCGGCAGGGCGCAGGGGTCTCGACCTGCTGATCTCGTTCCAGCAGATGGAGGACGACTGGCACACCCAGTACCAGGACAGTCACCGCGCCGACGGGCTTATCCTGCTAGGGTACGGGGACTACACGCTGTACGAGGAACGCCTGCAGCAACTGGCCCGGCAAGGCACGCATTTCGTGCGTTGGGGTTCAGTGCGCGACGACAACATCGGGGCCACTATCGGCTCGGACAATTTCGGCGCCGGACGAATGGCCGGCGAGCACTTGCTCGAGCGAGGCCGCAAGCGGATCGCTTTTCTCGGCCAGGCCGACGAGCACTATCCCGAGTTCGCCGGTCGCTATGCCGGGCTTTGCGCCGCGCTGGGCTCAGCAGGTATCGAACCGGACCCTGCCTTGCAGGCCAATGCCCTGACCGGTGAGGAGGAAGGCCACACCGCAATGCGCGCACTGATTGACGCAGGGGCCAGGTTCGACGCCGTATTCGCCGCGAGCGACCTCATAGCCATGGGTGCGATGCGCGCGCTGGCAGAAAGTGGGCGCATCGTGCCGGACGAGGTAGCAGTCGTCGGTTTCGACAATATCCCAGCCGCCGCGCTCACTACCCCACCACTCACTACTGTGATGCAGGACACCCGCGGTGCCGGCGATGCCTTGCTGGAAGCCCTTGTCGAACAGATCGATGGCAAGGACGCGGCTTCGCGCACCCTCCCGGCAAAACTGGTCACACGCGCAAGCACCGGTAACTAG
- a CDS encoding TonB-dependent receptor, with amino-acid sequence MALTLAPQAAMAQDADSSEEAAADETGDGNVIIVSGFRASLESAVAEKKLNDQILESVTAEDIGKLPDNSIGESIARLPGVTSQRLSGRANVIAIRGFGQDFSQTLLNGREQTSLGDARAVEFDQYPSEVVQQVVVYKTPTAELVGQGLVGTIDIRTLRPLDIKEPIFAIGARGSLTDLGALNAGSKELGYRVNATFADTFADDTFGVAISASYVDESYQLQEFNAWGYAGGPNNSALIGGSKSFVTSTQLKRFGISGTVQWAPAPDWSVTGDVFYSDFEDDQIKRGVELPLGFCVNPGDPLNRNSAFCFGATADPASFQYDNDTVVAGNFPTVEGVVRNDIFNKEAELLSGGLNIEYDGDNGWSGYFDFGYSRTDRRELSFESYAGTGVGALNGATDNITFVTGPTGTSFTSTLNYADPNIIVLTDPLGWGGGTQAGYFNDRIVDDELLQFRFHVEKAIEGGFISAIKAGMNYTNRDKSLVPDEYFIRLAGGALEAPIPADLLLDPTDLTYLGLGPMVSYDPRALIANGTYVLDPNLSNDIPAKAYQIAEDLMTIYVQADIDVRLGNADLTGNIGVQAINTDQQSSGIAFPGGVQTNVSLGDSYWDVLPSLNLSLRFDSDFVIRLGASRQIQRPRLDSMRAAIGYGLDFNQGASPTGTAPFINGGGGNPYLRPYRANAVDLTFEKYFGTSGVIAAQFFYKDIVSYIDQNRFVFDYAGLPLPAGPVPPSTIGLLDAPTNTGGGDFYGAELALTFPFDMVTPALEGFGFTGGLGWTETKIEDAFGNVDQIPGYSEWVANGTLYFEKDGFNARSSVRHRSGFLGDFTGFGGSPTRRNALSETIIDAQLGYDFDGGPLDGLSIYVQGQNLTDEPFVSINGNGNPLQVVDYQSYGRRFLAGFTYRFR; translated from the coding sequence ATGGCGCTTACGCTCGCTCCGCAGGCCGCGATGGCGCAGGACGCCGACAGCAGCGAAGAGGCCGCCGCCGATGAAACCGGTGACGGCAATGTCATCATCGTTTCGGGCTTCCGAGCGTCGCTGGAGAGTGCCGTCGCGGAGAAGAAACTCAACGACCAAATTCTCGAATCGGTGACGGCCGAGGACATCGGCAAGCTGCCAGACAACTCGATCGGTGAATCGATTGCGCGCCTGCCGGGTGTGACATCTCAGCGCCTTTCGGGTCGCGCCAACGTCATCGCCATTCGCGGCTTCGGGCAGGACTTCTCGCAGACGCTCCTTAACGGTCGCGAGCAGACTTCGCTCGGTGATGCCCGCGCGGTCGAGTTCGACCAGTATCCGTCGGAGGTCGTGCAGCAGGTGGTGGTCTACAAGACTCCGACCGCTGAGCTGGTGGGCCAGGGTCTCGTCGGGACCATCGATATCCGTACGCTGCGTCCGCTCGACATCAAGGAACCGATCTTCGCCATCGGTGCACGCGGCTCGCTGACCGATCTTGGTGCGCTGAACGCCGGTTCGAAGGAACTCGGATACCGCGTCAACGCGACCTTTGCCGACACCTTTGCCGACGATACCTTCGGCGTCGCCATATCGGCATCCTATGTCGACGAATCCTACCAGCTGCAGGAATTCAACGCCTGGGGCTATGCCGGCGGGCCGAACAACTCTGCCCTGATCGGCGGATCGAAGAGCTTCGTGACGTCAACCCAGCTCAAGCGATTCGGCATTAGCGGGACCGTGCAGTGGGCTCCGGCCCCGGACTGGTCCGTGACCGGCGATGTTTTCTACTCGGACTTCGAAGATGACCAGATCAAGCGCGGCGTCGAGCTGCCGCTTGGCTTCTGCGTCAACCCGGGCGATCCGCTCAACCGCAATTCGGCGTTCTGCTTTGGCGCGACCGCTGATCCGGCCTCGTTCCAGTACGACAATGACACCGTTGTTGCCGGTAACTTCCCGACCGTCGAAGGTGTCGTTCGCAACGACATCTTCAACAAGGAAGCCGAACTGCTCTCAGGCGGCCTCAACATCGAATATGATGGCGACAACGGCTGGAGCGGTTACTTCGACTTTGGCTATTCACGTACCGATCGGCGCGAGCTGAGCTTTGAATCCTATGCCGGTACCGGCGTGGGTGCGCTCAATGGGGCGACCGACAACATCACCTTCGTGACCGGACCGACCGGCACCTCGTTTACCTCGACGCTGAACTATGCCGACCCGAACATCATTGTCCTGACCGACCCGCTCGGCTGGGGTGGTGGCACCCAGGCCGGTTACTTCAACGACCGTATCGTCGATGACGAACTGCTGCAGTTCCGTTTCCACGTCGAGAAAGCGATCGAAGGCGGTTTCATCAGCGCCATCAAGGCCGGCATGAATTACACCAACCGCGACAAGTCGCTGGTGCCGGACGAGTATTTCATCCGGCTTGCCGGCGGCGCGCTGGAGGCGCCGATCCCGGCTGACCTGCTGCTGGATCCGACCGACCTGACCTATCTCGGCCTCGGCCCGATGGTCAGCTACGATCCGCGCGCGTTGATCGCCAACGGCACTTATGTCCTTGACCCGAATCTGTCGAACGACATCCCGGCCAAGGCGTACCAGATCGCCGAGGACCTGATGACGATTTATGTCCAGGCCGACATCGATGTGCGCCTTGGAAATGCCGACCTGACCGGCAACATCGGCGTCCAGGCCATCAACACCGACCAGCAGTCGTCGGGCATCGCCTTCCCGGGTGGTGTGCAGACGAATGTCTCGCTGGGCGATAGCTACTGGGATGTCCTGCCGAGCCTCAACCTCTCGTTGCGCTTCGACAGCGACTTCGTGATCCGTCTCGGCGCCAGCCGTCAGATCCAGCGTCCGCGTCTCGACTCGATGCGTGCTGCGATTGGCTATGGTCTTGACTTCAACCAGGGCGCGAGCCCGACCGGGACGGCTCCGTTCATCAATGGCGGTGGCGGCAACCCCTACCTGCGTCCGTACCGTGCCAATGCGGTCGACCTGACCTTCGAGAAATACTTCGGTACCAGCGGCGTGATCGCGGCGCAGTTCTTCTACAAGGACATCGTCAGCTATATCGACCAGAACCGCTTCGTCTTCGACTATGCGGGCCTGCCGCTTCCTGCTGGTCCGGTTCCGCCGAGCACGATCGGCCTGCTCGACGCTCCGACCAATACCGGCGGGGGCGATTTCTACGGTGCCGAGCTGGCCCTGACTTTCCCGTTCGACATGGTCACTCCGGCGCTCGAAGGCTTCGGTTTCACCGGTGGCCTCGGCTGGACGGAAACGAAGATTGAAGACGCCTTCGGCAATGTCGATCAGATTCCGGGCTACTCCGAGTGGGTTGCCAACGGTACGCTGTATTTCGAGAAGGACGGCTTCAACGCACGCAGCAGCGTTCGTCACCGTTCGGGCTTCCTCGGTGACTTCACCGGGTTCGGTGGTTCGCCGACCCGTCGCAACGCACTGAGCGAAACGATCATCGACGCGCAGCTCGGCTATGACTTCGACGGCGGACCACTCGATGGTTTGTCGATCTATGTCCAAGGCCAGAACCTGACCGACGAGCCGTTCGTCTCGATCAACGGCAACGGCAACCCGCTGCAGGTCGTCGACTACCAGTCTTACGGTCGTCGCTTCCTCGCAGGCTTCACTTACCGCTTCCGGTAA